TTATTATTATACCATAATTTCTAATGTTGTCAATTGCTTTCTACATTAATTTTTGAATTTCCATTTGGAACAGGAACAGTGTATTTGTTGCCGTTGACGTCTACAAAGCTTTGAGGTACATCACCTACAATTATGCTGTCGGCAATAGGCATGTGTGTGGATACCTGTATTTGCTTTGATGCAAGCGGCGCAATTATTTGAATGTTCGTCTTTATGTAGAGGTATATTATGTGCCTCGTCTGATTTATCCCTGCTGGTTCAAAGCTTGATTCAAAGTCTACATTCACCGAGCCGATTGGCAGGAGTCCTACTTTTATCTTTGGGCCTGTATTTGCAAATACATCCTTTGATATTAGGCTGCCAAGAGGTAATTTCACGTACACCGATCCTATGCTGTTTAAATTATCCTGAACAGCTTGAGTAATCTTTGCTGACAAAATATTCATCTCTATCGTATTAGCTTGCAGCATCGATACTTTTCCGCTGTTGTCAGTTCTTACATTTATAAGGTCGCTGTATTGAATGCCTTTTAGAACTTTTTCATTGATGGATTTATTGATAGATTTTACAGCTACTTCCTGAGCTACTGTCTCACTGGCCTTAATAAGCGCAGGTGTCAACCTGTACGTTACAAACATATACAGCAATGATAATATAAATAATGATGCCAAAATGTAAACAAAATTTTTGTTTATCCCACGTATTTTTATCCTCCTTCTTCCCCACTTTTTTCTCCTCATATAGAAAAACACCTCCTCTACATTTTATGATAGAGGAGGTGTTTTGGTTACTCATTTTTCTTTTAATTCTACGATTGTGACGCCGTCTTCTCCTTCGCCATACCTTCCCAGCCT
The window above is part of the Thermoanaerobacterium sp. PSU-2 genome. Proteins encoded here:
- the yunB gene encoding sporulation protein YunB; translation: MRRKKWGRRRIKIRGINKNFVYILASLFILSLLYMFVTYRLTPALIKASETVAQEVAVKSINKSINEKVLKGIQYSDLINVRTDNSGKVSMLQANTIEMNILSAKITQAVQDNLNSIGSVYVKLPLGSLISKDVFANTGPKIKVGLLPIGSVNVDFESSFEPAGINQTRHIIYLYIKTNIQIIAPLASKQIQVSTHMPIADSIIVGDVPQSFVDVNGNKYTVPVPNGNSKINVESN